GCTGTTCACCTTCTACACCCCGCTCAAGGCCACCCCGGCGTTCTACATCGGCGCCGTGTTCCTGGTGCTCTCCACCTGGGCCACCCTGGCCAACCTGGTGCTCACCCTCCGCGGGTGGCGCAAGGACGGCCACGAGGGCGAGCGCATCCCGCTGCTGGCGTTCACCTCGATCGTGACGGAGCTGATGTGGTTCCTCGCCTCGATCGGCATCGCCATCGAGGTCCTGGTCTTCGTGCTGCCCTGGTCCCTCGGACTCACCGACAGCATCGACCCCCAGTTCACCCGCATCCTGTTCTGGTTCACCGGGCACCCGATCGTCTACTTCTGGCTGTTGCCCATCTACGTGTCGTGGTACCTGTTCCTTCCCGAGCAGGCGGGCAAGGGCCGCGTGGCCAGCGACGGCCTCGTGCGGGTGGTCTTCATCGCCTTCCTGATCCTCCTGCCGGTGGGCATCCACCACCAGTTCACCGACCCTGGCATCCCCTTCACCTCGAAGACCATCTCCTGGATGCTCACCTTCTGCATCTTCTTCCCCTCGGTGGCCACCTTCTTCTCGGTGATCGCCTCACTCGAGAACGCCGGCCGCAACCGCGGCGGCAAGGGCCTCCTGGGCTGGATCTGGAAGCTGCCGTGGGGCGACCCGTCGGTGTCCGGGCAGCTCCTCGCCGGCATCGGCTTCATCCTCGGTGGTGTGAGCGGCCTGATCAACGCCAGCTACACGGTGAACCTCACGGTCCACAACACGGCGTTCATCGTCGGCCACTTCCACCTCACGGTGGGCACCGCCGTCGCTCTGTCCATCATGGCCATCTGCTACTGGCTGGTGCCCTACCTCACCGGCAAGAAGCTGTGGGGCCGGCGCCTCGCCGTGGCCCAGACCTGGCTGTGGATCACGGGAGTGTTCATCTTCTCCCGGGGCCAGATGCAGGGCGGCATCGCCGGCATGCCCCGCCGCACGAACATCAGCCAGGCGACCTACGTCGACCGCTTCACCCCGCCGCTCGACGGCGCCGCCAACATCTTGAAGAACTGGGACGTGGCCGACGGGCTGACCGCCATCGGCGGGTCGATCATGTTCATCAGCGGTGTGTGCTTCTTCATCGTGATCCTGGGCACCATCTACTCGAAGCGCCAGGTGGCCGGCGTCCAGCGCATGCCCGTCGCCGACGAGCCCTTCCATCCCGTCTCGCAGACGTGGCCGATCCTCGACCGGCTCGGCCTCTGGGCCGGCCTGGCCACCGGCCTCACCTTCGTCATCTACGGCGAGATCTTCCTCCACTACCTGCCCCTCGAACTGGTTCCCGGCGGCTTCCAGCTCTGGTAGCCGATCCGCTCCTGGGCGGTGGCCGGGCCTCCCCCTCGGGGCCCGGCCATCGTTCACGGTCCGTTCACGGACGGTGCCGGTAGCGTCGCCCTGTGCCGACACCCCTCTCCCGCCCTGGCGACCAGGACGTGGCGGCCGCCGCCGCCGCCCTCGCCGAACGCCTTCCCGCCGAGCTCGCGCCGCTGGCCCGCGTCGCCTACAACTACCGCTGGTCGTGGGCCGACGACGGTCCCGCCACCTTTGCCGCCGTCGACCCCGAGCGGTGGGCGCGGGTCGGGGGCAACCCCGTCCGCCTGCTGTCCGAAGCCGATGCGGGTGTGCTGTCCGCCGCGGCGGCCGACCGCGGTCTCGTCGCCCGGGCGACGGCGCTGGCCACGCTGATCGACGCCGACCTCGCCCGCCCGCCGGCGACGCAGGTCCCCGCCGACCACCCGGTGGCCTTCCTGTGCGCCGAGTTCGCGGTGCACGCGTCCCTGCCCATCTACTCGGGCGGTCTCGGGGTGCTGGCCGGCGACATCCTGAAAGAGGCGAGCGACCTCGCCCTGCCCATGGTGGCGGTGGGGCTGATGTACCGCACGGGCTACTTCCACCAGCGCCTCGACACGCGCGGCTACCAACACGAGTTCTGGCTGGACAGCGATCCGGAAAGGCTTCCCTGTGTGGCCCTCACCGACGACGCCGGCGCGGCCCTGGCCGTGCGCGTCCCTGTCGACGACGAGGACGTGGTGGCGCGGGTGTGGCGGGCCGACGTGGGCCGCGTGCCGCTCTACCTCCTCGACACCGACTGCCCCGAGAACTCCACCGTGGGGCGCTGGATCACCTCGCGCCTCTACGAGGGCATCTCCTCGGTGCGCCTCGCCCAGTACGCCGTGCTCGGCTTCGGCGGCGCGCAGGTGCTCGACCGCCTCGGCATCGAACCCTCGGTCCTGCACATCAACGAGGGGCACCCCGCCCTCGCCCTCGCCGAGATCATGGGCCGGTCCCGCGAGGCCGGCCAGAACTACGACGAGGCGTGGTCCGGCGCCCGCGAGCGCCTCGTGTTCACCACCCACACGCCGGTTCCGGCCGGCAACGAGACCTACGACCCCGCCGAGGCCCGCGAGATGCTCCACCGGGTGGCCGGCGCCAGCGGTGACGCCGAGCGCCTGCTGGCCACGGGGCGGGTCGACCAGGGCGACCCCGACGGCCGCATCGGCATGACCCCCCTCGCGCTCCGCGGCGCCCGCTCCATCAACGCGGTCAGCCGGCGCCACGGCGAGGTCGCCCGGGAGATGTGGCAGCCGCTGTTCGGCGGCGACGTCGCCGAGGTGCCCATCACCCACGTGACCAACGGTGTCCACGTGCCCACCTGGCTGGGACCGCCGATGAAGCGCCTGCTCGACCGCCACCTCGGTGACGGCTGGCTGGCCCGGGCCGACGACCCGGCCACCTGGGAGGCCGTGGACGGAATCTCCGACGCCGACCTGTGGGAGGCGCGCACCGAGAGCCGGCGCCTCCTGGTCGACTTCATCCGGGAGCGCTCGGCCAGCGACCGCCTGCGTCGCGGTGAGCCCACGGGCTATGCCGAGGCGGCCCAGGTCGGCTTCGACCCGGAGCGCCTCACCATCGGCTTCGCCCGCCGGCTCGCGGCATACAAGCGCCTCAACCTGCTCACCCACGACCCCGAGCGGGCTCTGCGCCTGCTCACCGGCGACCCCTCCGTGCAGTTCGTCTTCGCGGGCAAGGCCCACCCGCTCGACGAGGGCGCGAAGGCGATCCTCTCGCGCGCTTTCGAGCTGAAGGGCGCGCCACTCGTGGCCGACCACGTGGCCTTCCTGGAGGACTACGACCTCTCGTTCGCGGGCCAGCTCGTGGGCGGCTGCGACCTCTGGGTCAACGTGCCCCGCCCGCCCGAAGAGGCCAGCGGCACCAGTGGCATGAAGGCCGCCATCAACGGCGCGCTGAACCTGTCCGTGCTCGACGGCTGGTGGGCCGAGGCCCACGACGGCGGCAACGGCTGGGCCATCGACGGCGAGACCGACCCCGACCACGACGCCCAGGACGCCCGTCACGCGGCCGCGCTCTACGACCTGCTCGAGCAGCAGGTCGTGCCCCTGTTCCAGGAGCGC
This region of Acidimicrobiales bacterium genomic DNA includes:
- a CDS encoding cbb3-type cytochrome c oxidase subunit I; its protein translation is MTDTIDTSTAGDIADGDEPDGPIIGTPSQRSRWQIDIPGVGQADLRAVKWQLYLSLVGLFLGLAMGALQASDRGDFALEEFFNRPVNLYDAVGLQSYYQGLTIHGVTLALVFTFTFSNAFMSLTVMKSLKRPLASKVLRDASLYLAWTGVALAAWAMLANKATVLFTFYTPLKATPAFYIGAVFLVLSTWATLANLVLTLRGWRKDGHEGERIPLLAFTSIVTELMWFLASIGIAIEVLVFVLPWSLGLTDSIDPQFTRILFWFTGHPIVYFWLLPIYVSWYLFLPEQAGKGRVASDGLVRVVFIAFLILLPVGIHHQFTDPGIPFTSKTISWMLTFCIFFPSVATFFSVIASLENAGRNRGGKGLLGWIWKLPWGDPSVSGQLLAGIGFILGGVSGLINASYTVNLTVHNTAFIVGHFHLTVGTAVALSIMAICYWLVPYLTGKKLWGRRLAVAQTWLWITGVFIFSRGQMQGGIAGMPRRTNISQATYVDRFTPPLDGAANILKNWDVADGLTAIGGSIMFISGVCFFIVILGTIYSKRQVAGVQRMPVADEPFHPVSQTWPILDRLGLWAGLATGLTFVIYGEIFLHYLPLELVPGGFQLW
- the glgP gene encoding alpha-glucan family phosphorylase: MPTPLSRPGDQDVAAAAAALAERLPAELAPLARVAYNYRWSWADDGPATFAAVDPERWARVGGNPVRLLSEADAGVLSAAAADRGLVARATALATLIDADLARPPATQVPADHPVAFLCAEFAVHASLPIYSGGLGVLAGDILKEASDLALPMVAVGLMYRTGYFHQRLDTRGYQHEFWLDSDPERLPCVALTDDAGAALAVRVPVDDEDVVARVWRADVGRVPLYLLDTDCPENSTVGRWITSRLYEGISSVRLAQYAVLGFGGAQVLDRLGIEPSVLHINEGHPALALAEIMGRSREAGQNYDEAWSGARERLVFTTHTPVPAGNETYDPAEAREMLHRVAGASGDAERLLATGRVDQGDPDGRIGMTPLALRGARSINAVSRRHGEVAREMWQPLFGGDVAEVPITHVTNGVHVPTWLGPPMKRLLDRHLGDGWLARADDPATWEAVDGISDADLWEARTESRRLLVDFIRERSASDRLRRGEPTGYAEAAQVGFDPERLTIGFARRLAAYKRLNLLTHDPERALRLLTGDPSVQFVFAGKAHPLDEGAKAILSRAFELKGAPLVADHVAFLEDYDLSFAGQLVGGCDLWVNVPRPPEEASGTSGMKAAINGALNLSVLDGWWAEAHDGGNGWAIDGETDPDHDAQDARHAAALYDLLEQQVVPLFQERTPDGIPVAWLRMVRHSLKTNGPRFSATRMVREYATRIYPASDSGPR